The following coding sequences lie in one Kribbella sp. NBC_00709 genomic window:
- a CDS encoding carbohydrate ABC transporter permease, translated as MSAATAEVPAAITKRRRHPSSHREAPFGFAMIGLSCLFVAVFTAIPIVASLGLSFFSWDVISSPQFVGLENYQRLFTDGPVLKSFGVTLGMALAIVVLQLTLGLALAVLVNQRKLVWIRTLFRTAFYLPLLASTAAVSIFMGYLFDYKFGVVNYYLGLLGIPNVPWLTSGLGAAATIVLIAVWQQVGFTFVLFVASLMSVPTDVLEAAQIDGAGPLRTLFRIKVPLISPTILFAAVVALINAMQLFDQPYIMTKGGPGSATTTVTISMYQKGFQNLQFGYGSAIAIVLLAAILVITGLQFLAARKLVFYP; from the coding sequence ATGTCCGCCGCCACCGCTGAGGTGCCGGCTGCCATCACCAAGCGCCGCCGGCATCCTTCGTCGCATCGGGAGGCTCCGTTCGGCTTCGCGATGATCGGGCTGTCGTGCCTGTTCGTGGCGGTCTTCACCGCGATTCCGATCGTCGCGTCGCTGGGGTTGTCGTTCTTCTCCTGGGACGTCATCTCGAGTCCGCAGTTCGTCGGGCTGGAGAACTACCAGCGGCTGTTCACCGACGGTCCGGTGCTGAAGTCGTTCGGCGTCACGTTGGGGATGGCGCTGGCGATCGTCGTGCTGCAACTGACTCTCGGTCTCGCGCTCGCGGTCCTGGTCAACCAACGCAAGCTGGTGTGGATCCGGACGCTGTTCCGTACTGCGTTCTATCTGCCGCTGCTGGCGTCGACGGCCGCCGTGTCGATCTTCATGGGCTACCTGTTCGACTACAAATTCGGTGTCGTGAACTACTACCTCGGGCTGCTCGGCATTCCGAACGTCCCGTGGTTGACGAGCGGTCTCGGAGCGGCCGCGACGATCGTGCTGATCGCGGTGTGGCAGCAGGTGGGGTTCACGTTCGTCCTCTTCGTCGCCTCGTTGATGTCGGTGCCCACGGACGTTCTCGAGGCCGCGCAGATCGACGGGGCCGGACCGTTGCGGACCCTGTTCCGGATCAAGGTCCCGCTGATCAGCCCGACCATCCTGTTCGCCGCGGTCGTTGCCTTGATCAACGCGATGCAGCTGTTCGACCAGCCGTACATCATGACCAAGGGCGGTCCGGGATCGGCGACCACGACGGTGACGATCTCCATGTACCAGAAGGGCTTCCAGAACCTGCAGTTCGGGTACGGCTCGGCGATCGCGATCGTGCTGCTGGCGGCGATCCTCGTCATCACGGGGCTGCAGTTCCTCGCGGCCCGGAAGCTGGTGTTCTACCCATGA
- a CDS encoding S8 family peptidase, whose product MSEQQRLAESVHLILDQAGSTAAAYPPDWETTGRVEYFYRRNTILTRTKDADRVEQELQAIIYRAERARSAESGETDQSSESGGSEQEAERHASNRLSVIAGVVQFEWSSDALGTPEVLELLDAEFGVGTATPNHGLSLCPNSGHPCPATEPAEIPSESKSPVPPVSDGICCGTHGWDGDGVIVGVVDGGLIQRAPQTWPWMAGVYGDSEDPFDPATGLIKAYAGHGTFVAGCVRCIAPRAEVCVKRAEEIAGLAYEDEIIQKMSDALDGGADVIVCEFDGITRLHLPMLTFSNFYDERLRHLNVVVVAPAGNDTSHLPTFPAAYSWVIGVGALTANGNQRAAFSNYGGWVDVYAPGVDLVNAFADGNYICIHEHEDDQHEHGHGHEHEHGHGEHEHPHQHEQRHFNGLVNWSGTSFSAPLVAGMIAARMSATGENAPRAAEAVLRFASSQAIPGVGPHLLPHQVCGTPHEPRRTGCDCGCH is encoded by the coding sequence ATGTCAGAGCAACAACGCCTCGCCGAATCAGTTCACCTCATCCTCGACCAGGCAGGCAGTACCGCCGCGGCGTACCCGCCGGACTGGGAGACGACGGGGCGCGTCGAGTACTTCTACCGCCGCAACACCATCCTGACCCGCACGAAGGACGCGGACCGGGTCGAGCAGGAGCTGCAGGCGATCATCTACCGGGCCGAGAGAGCGCGGAGCGCCGAGTCGGGCGAGACCGACCAGTCCAGCGAGTCGGGCGGGTCCGAGCAGGAGGCCGAGAGGCATGCGAGCAATCGTTTGTCTGTGATCGCCGGGGTCGTCCAGTTCGAGTGGTCCAGCGATGCCTTGGGGACACCGGAGGTTCTCGAGCTGCTGGACGCGGAGTTCGGCGTCGGAACGGCGACTCCGAACCACGGACTGTCGCTGTGTCCCAACAGCGGTCATCCCTGCCCGGCGACCGAGCCGGCCGAGATTCCGTCCGAGTCCAAGAGTCCGGTGCCGCCGGTGAGCGACGGGATCTGCTGCGGGACCCACGGCTGGGACGGTGACGGCGTGATCGTCGGTGTCGTGGACGGCGGCCTGATCCAGCGCGCGCCGCAGACCTGGCCGTGGATGGCGGGCGTGTACGGCGATTCGGAGGATCCGTTCGACCCGGCTACCGGGCTGATCAAGGCCTACGCAGGTCACGGGACCTTCGTGGCCGGCTGCGTGCGGTGCATCGCGCCGCGGGCGGAGGTCTGCGTCAAGAGGGCGGAGGAGATTGCCGGGCTGGCGTACGAGGACGAGATCATCCAGAAGATGAGCGACGCACTGGACGGTGGCGCGGACGTCATCGTCTGCGAGTTCGACGGGATCACCCGGCTGCATCTGCCGATGCTGACCTTCAGCAACTTCTACGACGAACGCTTGCGTCACCTGAACGTCGTCGTGGTCGCCCCCGCCGGGAACGACACGTCGCACCTGCCGACCTTCCCCGCGGCGTACTCGTGGGTGATCGGCGTCGGCGCGCTGACCGCGAACGGGAACCAGCGGGCCGCCTTCTCCAACTACGGCGGCTGGGTCGACGTGTACGCCCCTGGTGTGGATCTGGTCAACGCTTTCGCGGACGGCAACTACATCTGCATCCACGAGCACGAGGACGACCAACACGAGCACGGGCACGGCCATGAGCACGAGCACGGGCACGGTGAGCACGAGCACCCGCACCAGCACGAGCAGCGCCACTTCAACGGGCTCGTCAACTGGAGTGGGACGTCGTTCTCGGCTCCGTTGGTGGCTGGGATGATCGCGGCCCGGATGTCTGCGACCGGTGAGAACGCGCCGCGTGCGGCAGAGGCCGTGCTGCGATTCGCGTCCAGCCAGGCTATTCCTGGCGTCGGCCCACACCTGCTGCCTCACCAGGTGTGCGGTACGCCGCACGAACCGCGTCGTACCGGTTGCGATTGCGGATGCCACTGA
- a CDS encoding LacI family DNA-binding transcriptional regulator has protein sequence MAKQPAGRPKRVTMTDVARRAGVSQPTVSFVLNDRRDVAVAEETRRRVLQAAAELEFVPNRAAQLLRSNKSFTVGVVTSGIVSQPYAGLIVLGLQQIVQPAGYVCMVVDTTGDPGEGDAAVASLVGQGVAAIVYASLAPKPLHRSPRLDGIRTIFVNCWPEEGKADTVLLADEYAGGRAAAASVFDRGHREVAFLGGMRDDYACKERRRGFDDAARAAGLRPADLVHRYGNYQIGSGYDLATTVVREHGSTALVCGNDRMAIGAMLALHALGLDCPQDVSIVGFDDQPDVADQVRPGLTTAALPHLMLGRRAGELVLGEPDDAPERIIVDCELIERDSVGDPPGRRP, from the coding sequence ATGGCGAAGCAGCCGGCCGGCCGGCCGAAGCGGGTCACGATGACCGATGTCGCCCGGCGCGCGGGGGTGTCCCAACCCACCGTCTCGTTCGTGCTCAACGACCGCCGCGACGTCGCGGTCGCCGAGGAGACCAGACGGCGCGTGCTCCAGGCTGCAGCCGAGCTCGAGTTCGTCCCGAACCGCGCGGCCCAGCTGCTGCGGTCGAACAAGTCGTTCACGGTCGGCGTCGTGACCAGCGGGATCGTCTCCCAGCCGTACGCCGGTCTGATCGTGCTCGGCCTGCAACAGATCGTCCAGCCCGCGGGGTATGTGTGCATGGTCGTCGACACGACCGGCGACCCGGGCGAGGGTGATGCCGCGGTGGCGAGTCTGGTGGGGCAGGGAGTCGCCGCGATTGTGTACGCCTCACTCGCGCCCAAACCGCTGCATCGCAGCCCGCGGCTCGACGGGATCCGGACGATCTTCGTCAACTGCTGGCCGGAGGAGGGCAAGGCCGACACGGTGCTGCTGGCCGACGAGTACGCCGGCGGTCGCGCCGCCGCGGCCTCGGTCTTCGACCGTGGGCATCGCGAGGTCGCGTTCCTGGGCGGCATGCGGGACGACTACGCCTGCAAGGAACGCCGGCGCGGTTTCGACGACGCCGCCCGGGCGGCCGGGTTGCGTCCGGCCGACCTCGTGCATCGATACGGCAACTACCAGATCGGATCCGGCTACGACCTGGCGACCACGGTGGTCCGCGAGCACGGGTCGACCGCTCTGGTCTGCGGGAACGACCGGATGGCGATCGGGGCGATGCTCGCCCTGCACGCGCTGGGACTCGACTGCCCGCAAGACGTGAGCATCGTCGGCTTCGACGATCAGCCGGATGTAGCCGACCAGGTCCGCCCGGGGTTGACCACCGCGGCGTTGCCGCACCTGATGCTGGGCCGCCGGGCCGGTGAACTTGTGCTGGGTGAGCCCGACGACGCACCCGAGCGCATCATCGTGGACTGCGAGCTGATCGAGCGCGACTCGGTCGGCGACCCACCGGGGCGCCGTCCATGA
- a CDS encoding carbohydrate ABC transporter permease, translating to MINSTGTLARIGRITGILILVLAAMVALGPLLWTVTTSLRTPAEAFSNPPQWIPLHPDFSNYGAVFDRIPIGRFFFNSVIVTGLIVIGQTITCTLSGYAFAMIDFPGRSVIFGIFLATMMVPLQTIIIPVFVIIRYLGLSDSPLSLVVSALGSAFGTFLMRQYFMQMPKELGEAARIDGAGHFHTFLLIYAKMAGPAIATLAILNFSGFWAEFYRPLIFLQSQDNFTLPLGLVGLQGNLGTGSISVVLAGVVLAILPSVVLFVIAQRYFIAGITAGASR from the coding sequence ATGATCAACTCGACCGGAACCCTCGCCCGGATCGGCCGCATCACCGGCATCCTGATCCTCGTCCTCGCCGCGATGGTTGCCCTCGGCCCGTTGCTCTGGACGGTGACCACCTCGCTGCGGACGCCGGCCGAGGCCTTCAGCAACCCACCGCAGTGGATCCCGTTGCACCCGGACTTCTCGAACTACGGCGCGGTGTTCGACCGGATCCCGATCGGCCGGTTCTTCTTCAACAGCGTGATCGTGACCGGGCTGATCGTGATCGGCCAGACCATCACCTGCACGCTGTCCGGCTACGCGTTCGCGATGATCGACTTCCCCGGCCGCTCGGTGATCTTCGGGATCTTCCTGGCCACGATGATGGTGCCGCTGCAGACGATCATCATCCCGGTGTTCGTCATCATCCGGTATCTCGGACTGTCGGACAGCCCGTTGTCGCTGGTGGTCTCGGCGCTGGGCAGTGCGTTCGGCACGTTTCTGATGCGCCAGTACTTCATGCAAATGCCGAAGGAACTGGGAGAGGCGGCCCGGATCGACGGCGCCGGTCACTTCCACACCTTCCTGCTGATCTACGCCAAGATGGCCGGTCCGGCGATCGCCACCCTCGCGATCCTGAACTTCTCCGGCTTCTGGGCGGAGTTCTACCGGCCGCTGATCTTCCTGCAGAGCCAGGACAACTTCACGCTGCCGCTGGGACTGGTCGGCCTGCAGGGGAACCTCGGCACCGGTTCGATCTCGGTGGTGCTGGCCGGCGTCGTGCTGGCGATCCTGCCGAGCGTAGTGCTGTTCGTCATCGCCCAGAGGTACTTCATCGCAGGCATCACGGCAGGAGCTTCACGGTGA
- a CDS encoding glycoside hydrolase family 32 protein, translated as MTQTQSVHRSSGTVAHLRPAYHVRPPGGYLNDPNGPIEHGSDVHLYFQSRPTLDMQVPVEWGHATSSDYVRWTPHRPAMAPQPGGPDTDGCWSGNTVLDDGRIRAFYSGRVESRPYQSVLTAVSDDGGGSFGPAHQVIPDPSDPAIIFRDPFVWKENGTWWMVVGTGYVDRGASIALYRSTDLSQWTAVDPLAELPRTSVAGEDTGSAWECPQVLTLDGRRIAVVSAWSPEGGPEAVLSFDADVPPAPQRVDHGTNFYAASAMRESRFGPLLFGWLQEGRDRPGWTDGWAGVISLPRVVWLGADSSVRSAPVPTVDTLRTGSTSAGAITAQCEIVVPEGSGRVVIHFGEQERLEIELDADTVTIDRSHASLAPHAHDGRMQATDAFDPSSNRPALRIFLDGSVVEAFTSAGRVLSTRVYPTTRPPWRVEGPPGTQCWLLAP; from the coding sequence GTGACCCAGACACAATCCGTACACCGGTCGAGCGGGACGGTGGCACATCTCCGTCCCGCGTACCACGTCCGGCCGCCCGGCGGATACCTCAACGACCCGAACGGGCCGATCGAGCACGGCAGCGACGTACATCTGTATTTCCAGTCGCGGCCGACACTCGACATGCAGGTGCCGGTCGAGTGGGGGCACGCGACCTCGTCCGACTACGTGCGGTGGACCCCGCATCGGCCTGCGATGGCTCCACAGCCGGGCGGGCCGGACACCGATGGCTGCTGGTCCGGCAACACAGTGCTGGACGATGGGCGGATCCGGGCCTTCTACTCGGGCAGGGTCGAGAGCCGCCCGTACCAGTCTGTCCTCACGGCTGTGTCGGACGACGGCGGCGGGTCCTTCGGGCCGGCCCACCAGGTGATCCCCGATCCGTCCGACCCGGCGATCATCTTCCGCGATCCCTTTGTCTGGAAGGAGAACGGCACCTGGTGGATGGTCGTCGGCACCGGGTACGTCGACCGCGGGGCGAGCATCGCGCTGTACCGGTCGACAGACCTGTCGCAGTGGACGGCGGTCGATCCGCTGGCGGAGCTCCCCCGTACCTCGGTGGCTGGGGAGGACACGGGATCGGCATGGGAATGCCCGCAGGTACTCACGCTTGACGGTCGCCGGATCGCGGTCGTGTCAGCCTGGTCGCCCGAGGGTGGCCCCGAGGCGGTGCTGTCGTTCGATGCCGACGTACCACCGGCCCCGCAGCGCGTTGATCACGGCACCAACTTCTATGCGGCGTCGGCGATGCGTGAGAGCCGGTTCGGTCCGCTGCTGTTCGGTTGGCTGCAGGAAGGACGCGATCGGCCCGGCTGGACCGACGGCTGGGCCGGAGTGATCTCGCTCCCCCGCGTTGTCTGGCTCGGGGCGGACTCGTCGGTGCGCAGCGCGCCCGTTCCGACCGTCGACACCCTCCGTACCGGATCGACGTCGGCTGGGGCCATCACGGCTCAGTGCGAAATCGTCGTACCGGAAGGCTCCGGGCGCGTCGTCATCCACTTCGGCGAGCAAGAACGCCTCGAGATCGAGCTGGACGCCGACACGGTCACGATCGACCGCAGCCACGCCAGCCTCGCTCCGCACGCTCACGACGGACGAATGCAGGCCACCGACGCCTTCGACCCGTCGTCGAACCGTCCGGCACTGCGGATCTTCCTCGACGGATCGGTCGTCGAGGCCTTCACCAGTGCCGGTCGCGTGCTCAGCACCCGCGTCTACCCCACCACGCGACCACCGTGGCGGGTCGAAGGCCCACCCGGCACCCAGTGCTGGCTGCTAGCCCCCTGA
- a CDS encoding glycoside hydrolase encodes MSGYVGDVIPFSYDGRIWLSYLLDERPEDPAAGPSGMPWALVSTTDFVQYTDHGVVLPAGDRDAVDFDCYTGCVIADGSQLHLFYTGHNPRRGDAAGSFQVVCHAVSDGDPTRWTKRPDLTFGAALGYVPQDWRDPFVYRVAPDQPWQLVLAARYAGRPDRRCGVVARLTSTDLEQWTIAEPLWEPHRFITQECPDVFQWGDWWYLVYSEFSDAFQTRYRVARGPDGPWLAPARDTVDGRAFYAAKSVEHAGRRFFIGWIPTKQGETDGGPWQWAGDLAVLEAHQEYDGTLAFTVPPEIRAAYPDVHQISLTPLDGAATEPGKGADDRYAAWIGDPVPARCLIDLAVDVAPGTQSLGLLLHAAADGEQATILRLEPQRDRVVLDSWPRARTGPGQWQINGDVPHAVELERPCPLPPGRHTVQVLLDHTTGQVIIDNRVALSFRRYDLGAGHVGLFVTDGSADVVSLSASVPGV; translated from the coding sequence ATGAGTGGGTACGTCGGTGACGTGATTCCGTTCAGCTACGACGGCCGGATCTGGTTGTCCTACTTGCTGGACGAGCGTCCTGAGGATCCGGCCGCCGGGCCGAGCGGGATGCCCTGGGCGTTGGTGTCGACGACCGACTTCGTGCAGTACACCGACCATGGCGTCGTACTGCCCGCTGGGGATCGGGATGCGGTCGACTTCGACTGCTACACGGGGTGCGTGATCGCGGACGGCTCTCAGTTGCACTTGTTCTACACGGGCCACAATCCGCGACGTGGGGACGCGGCCGGCTCGTTTCAGGTGGTCTGTCACGCCGTCAGCGACGGCGATCCGACTCGATGGACCAAGAGACCTGACCTCACCTTCGGCGCGGCTCTTGGCTACGTGCCGCAGGATTGGCGAGATCCCTTTGTCTATCGGGTAGCGCCCGATCAGCCGTGGCAGCTGGTGCTCGCGGCGCGGTACGCCGGCCGACCGGACAGGCGGTGTGGTGTCGTAGCGCGGCTGACATCGACCGATCTGGAGCAGTGGACGATCGCCGAGCCACTGTGGGAGCCGCACCGGTTCATCACGCAGGAGTGTCCCGACGTGTTCCAGTGGGGCGACTGGTGGTACCTCGTGTACTCCGAGTTCAGCGACGCGTTCCAGACGCGCTACCGGGTCGCGCGCGGACCGGACGGCCCTTGGCTGGCACCTGCCCGCGACACCGTCGACGGCCGCGCGTTCTACGCGGCGAAGTCGGTCGAGCACGCCGGTCGACGGTTCTTCATCGGCTGGATCCCCACAAAACAAGGGGAAACCGATGGTGGCCCGTGGCAGTGGGCCGGTGATCTCGCCGTACTCGAAGCACATCAGGAGTACGACGGGACGCTGGCCTTCACGGTGCCGCCGGAGATCCGCGCGGCGTACCCCGACGTACACCAGATCTCGCTGACGCCACTCGACGGCGCGGCAACCGAGCCGGGGAAGGGCGCGGACGACCGCTACGCTGCCTGGATCGGCGACCCGGTCCCCGCCCGGTGCCTCATCGACCTCGCCGTAGACGTTGCCCCAGGCACCCAATCCCTGGGACTCCTGCTGCACGCCGCCGCCGATGGCGAGCAGGCCACGATCCTCCGCCTGGAGCCGCAACGGGACCGCGTCGTCCTGGACAGCTGGCCCCGCGCCCGCACCGGCCCCGGCCAGTGGCAGATCAACGGCGACGTACCTCATGCCGTGGAACTGGAACGACCCTGTCCGCTTCCACCCGGCCGTCATACCGTGCAAGTCCTTCTGGACCACACCACCGGCCAGGTGATCATCGACAACCGGGTGGCACTGTCGTTCCGCCGCTACGATCTCGGCGCAGGTCACGTTGGCCTCTTCGTCACCGACGGCAGCGCCGACGTCGTCAGCCTTTCCGCGAGCGTGCCTGGAGTTTGA
- a CDS encoding ABC transporter substrate-binding protein, with amino-acid sequence MTGIHPPGGPIARRTVLKAGAAGGLGLAALADLAACGNSGGGSSSKSLKMLYFGEQAAATQLQNRLQPQISKLDSSIKFEISAINGTDWNDFLAKVLTQIAAGTPPDIISVATEGLQLMASKELAVPLDDYVTKDLAALKEYFADIHPALVESMMYQGHLWELPDSFNAGNMFYSTELFQRAGVVPPSEGWTIDDFESAATKIAKFKGINAFGWVVRLWGSWTSFMYANNANLLEEGKYDGGDWLWNKAYAGDPAAAGRKGGWKWGTPTANSEGTVEALNYMIELTKKGLSPSPDVGGGGTLQGLFASNRIGMSIGGGFWAGGLTNAGMKNGSFDVQLFPKWKSQRHLFGAGGYAIFKSSKKKDLAWEVLKLLVKPDTFDLVFPGNVTTPGRKSLVTAARYAKTGPKHWSVFYDTLTKHPETAPIPAPPYYNALATALNQRTTQAISSGDAKAALDGLQSDLEKAAGAS; translated from the coding sequence ATGACAGGCATCCATCCCCCCGGTGGCCCGATCGCTCGCCGCACCGTGCTGAAGGCCGGGGCAGCCGGTGGACTCGGGCTGGCAGCGCTGGCCGATCTGGCCGCCTGCGGCAACAGCGGCGGCGGCTCGTCGTCGAAGTCACTCAAGATGCTGTACTTCGGAGAGCAGGCGGCGGCGACCCAGCTGCAGAACCGGTTGCAGCCGCAGATCTCCAAGCTCGACTCGAGTATCAAGTTCGAGATCTCGGCCATCAACGGCACCGACTGGAACGACTTCCTCGCCAAGGTGCTCACCCAGATCGCGGCCGGGACCCCGCCCGACATCATCAGCGTCGCCACCGAAGGCCTGCAGCTGATGGCGTCCAAGGAGCTCGCGGTCCCGCTCGACGACTACGTCACCAAGGACCTGGCCGCGCTGAAGGAGTACTTCGCCGACATCCACCCCGCGCTGGTCGAGTCGATGATGTACCAGGGGCACCTGTGGGAACTGCCCGACAGCTTCAACGCCGGGAACATGTTCTACAGCACCGAGCTGTTCCAGCGCGCCGGCGTCGTACCGCCGAGCGAGGGCTGGACCATCGACGACTTCGAGTCCGCGGCGACGAAGATCGCCAAGTTCAAGGGCATCAACGCGTTCGGCTGGGTGGTCCGCCTCTGGGGCAGCTGGACCTCGTTCATGTACGCCAACAACGCCAACCTGCTCGAGGAGGGCAAGTACGACGGCGGCGATTGGCTGTGGAACAAGGCGTACGCCGGCGATCCGGCCGCCGCGGGCCGTAAGGGCGGCTGGAAGTGGGGCACGCCGACGGCGAACTCCGAGGGCACCGTCGAGGCCCTGAACTACATGATCGAGCTGACCAAGAAGGGCCTGTCGCCGTCACCCGACGTCGGCGGCGGCGGAACGCTGCAGGGCCTGTTCGCCTCGAACCGGATCGGGATGTCGATCGGCGGCGGGTTCTGGGCCGGCGGACTGACCAACGCCGGCATGAAGAACGGCAGCTTCGACGTCCAGCTGTTCCCGAAGTGGAAGAGCCAGCGGCACCTGTTCGGCGCCGGTGGGTACGCCATCTTCAAGTCGTCGAAGAAGAAGGACCTCGCCTGGGAGGTCCTGAAGCTGCTGGTGAAGCCGGACACGTTCGACCTGGTCTTCCCCGGCAACGTGACCACGCCCGGCCGCAAGTCCCTGGTGACGGCCGCGCGGTACGCCAAGACCGGTCCGAAGCACTGGTCGGTCTTCTACGACACGCTGACCAAGCACCCGGAGACGGCCCCGATCCCGGCACCGCCGTACTACAACGCGCTCGCGACCGCCCTCAACCAGCGGACCACGCAAGCGATCTCCTCCGGGGACGCGAAGGCCGCGCTGGACGGATTGCAGTCCGACCTTGAGAAGGCTGCGGGGGCCAGCTGA